The following coding sequences are from one Lolium rigidum isolate FL_2022 chromosome 6, APGP_CSIRO_Lrig_0.1, whole genome shotgun sequence window:
- the LOC124666725 gene encoding nascent polypeptide-associated complex subunit alpha-like protein 1, which translates to MQKLGMKAITGVSRVTVKKSKTVMFVISKPDVFKSPHSDTYNIFGEAKIEDMSNQLQTQAAEQFKAPGGRAARDDEDEDETSVDKKDIDLVMTQASVPRSEAVKALKAADGDIVSAIMELTN; encoded by the exons ATGCAGAAACTTGGTATGAAGGCCATCACTGGTGTGAGCCGTGTTACTGTCAAGAAGAGCAAGACC GTTATGTTTGTCATCTCCAAGCCAGATGTCTTCAAGAGCCCACACTCAGACACCTACAACATTTTCGGGGAGGCCAAGATCGAGGACATGAGCAACCAGCTGCAGACTCAAGCCGCGGAGCAGTTCAAGGCGCCAGGTGGGAGAG CGGCCCGGGACGACGAGGATGAAGACGAGACTAGCGTGGACAAGAAGGACATCGATCTCGTGATGACGCAGGCCTCCGTGCCAAGATCCGAGGCCGTGAAGGCGCTCAAGGCTGCCGATGGCGACATTGTCAGTGCCATCATGGAGCTGACCAACTAG